The following coding sequences lie in one Rhizobium rhododendri genomic window:
- a CDS encoding DUF72 domain-containing protein, with protein sequence MTASGTIRTGIGGWTFEPWRGTFFPDDLKQKDELRYASSKLKVIEVNGTYYATQKPATFAKWASEVPDGFIFSLKATRYVTNRKILVEAGESMERFLKSGISELGDRLGPLLWQFAPTKKFDADDFEGFLKLLPQKQDGLPLRHVVEVRHDSFKVPEFVALLEKYQVAPVCADHHDYPMIADVTADFVYGRLQKGSDEIKTCYPPKELKEWAERLQTWAEGKVPADLPLIDAARKVKVQPRDVFAFMIHDGKVNAPQGAIALQGVLAKS encoded by the coding sequence ATGACAGCGTCAGGCACCATTCGGACCGGCATTGGCGGCTGGACGTTCGAGCCCTGGCGCGGGACGTTCTTCCCCGACGATCTCAAGCAGAAAGACGAGTTGCGCTACGCCAGCAGCAAGCTGAAGGTGATCGAGGTCAACGGGACCTACTATGCGACGCAGAAGCCGGCGACCTTTGCAAAATGGGCCTCCGAGGTGCCGGATGGCTTCATCTTCAGCCTGAAGGCGACGCGCTACGTCACCAATCGCAAGATACTGGTGGAAGCCGGGGAATCGATGGAGCGGTTTCTGAAGTCCGGCATCAGCGAGCTCGGCGACCGACTGGGCCCTCTGCTCTGGCAGTTCGCACCAACGAAGAAATTCGATGCGGATGACTTCGAAGGATTCCTGAAGCTCCTGCCACAGAAGCAGGACGGATTGCCGCTGCGGCATGTGGTCGAGGTACGCCACGATTCGTTCAAGGTGCCGGAGTTCGTCGCGCTGCTGGAGAAATACCAGGTGGCCCCGGTTTGTGCCGACCATCACGACTATCCGATGATCGCCGATGTGACCGCCGATTTCGTCTACGGCCGCCTGCAGAAGGGCTCCGATGAAATCAAGACCTGCTATCCGCCGAAGGAACTGAAAGAGTGGGCGGAGCGCCTTCAGACCTGGGCCGAAGGCAAGGTGCCCGCCGACCTGCCGTTGATCGATGCTGCACGTAAGGTGAAGGTCCAGCCGCGGGATGTTTTCGCCTTCATGATCCACGATGGAAAAGTCAACGCACCGCAGGGCGCCATTGCCCTGCAGGGCGTGCTTGCCAAATCCTAG
- a CDS encoding NAD(P)H-hydrate dehydratase — protein sequence MTHTLAELLLTPQSMAAVDKAAAASGIDSFGLMQKAGRAVAAAALRDYPETLRYAVLCGPGNNGGDGYVAALALHECGAEVDVYHLGDAAVLKGDAARAFSACPVAGSPLGSYLPRAGDLVIDAIFGAGLARDVPDAVAAVIERTRAASIPVIAVDLPSGVNGATGRVLGAAFRASHTVSFMTRKPGHLLMPGRELCGTLEIVDIGIPARIVRENANALIAENTPEQWRSAMPVALVETHKYKRGHLVVFSGSETATGAARMSAMAGLKAGAGLVTIASSKAALKVNAGALTAIMLREIDDRAALEEWLDDARLSTFVLGPGFGTGEKARQFVAALVDRHLVLDADGITSFKDDPSALFDAFATGPTHLVLTPHEGEFGRLFPDIAKDEALGKIEKAIAAAMRSHAAIVYKGADTVIAAPDGRALINCNAPPWLATAGSGDVLAGIIGGLLAQGMPAFEAAAAGVWLHGEAGNRAGKGLTAEDLMGHVRPL from the coding sequence ATGACACACACCCTAGCTGAACTCCTCCTGACACCCCAATCGATGGCGGCGGTCGACAAGGCCGCTGCGGCTTCAGGAATTGACTCTTTCGGACTGATGCAGAAAGCCGGCCGGGCGGTGGCGGCTGCGGCCTTGCGGGACTATCCGGAGACGCTGCGATACGCGGTCCTGTGCGGCCCCGGCAACAATGGCGGAGATGGCTACGTGGCCGCTTTGGCGTTGCACGAATGCGGTGCCGAGGTCGACGTATATCACCTCGGAGATGCAGCCGTGCTGAAGGGCGATGCGGCGCGCGCCTTTTCCGCCTGTCCGGTTGCCGGCTCGCCACTCGGTTCCTATCTGCCCCGGGCCGGCGACCTCGTCATCGATGCGATTTTCGGTGCCGGCCTCGCGCGGGATGTGCCTGACGCCGTCGCAGCCGTGATCGAACGAACACGTGCCGCTTCCATCCCGGTTATCGCCGTCGATTTGCCGTCGGGCGTCAACGGCGCTACCGGCCGAGTGCTGGGCGCCGCCTTTCGCGCTTCCCATACGGTAAGCTTCATGACGCGCAAACCCGGGCATCTGCTGATGCCGGGCAGGGAGCTGTGCGGCACGCTAGAGATCGTCGACATCGGCATTCCAGCCCGCATCGTCCGGGAAAACGCCAATGCGCTGATCGCCGAGAACACACCGGAACAGTGGCGGTCGGCCATGCCTGTAGCGTTAGTGGAGACCCATAAGTACAAACGCGGGCATCTGGTGGTCTTTTCCGGCAGCGAGACGGCGACGGGTGCGGCCCGCATGTCGGCCATGGCGGGTCTGAAGGCTGGGGCAGGGCTGGTCACGATCGCCTCTTCCAAAGCCGCGCTCAAAGTCAATGCCGGGGCGCTGACGGCGATCATGCTGCGCGAAATCGATGACAGAGCCGCTCTTGAGGAGTGGCTCGACGATGCGCGGCTATCGACCTTCGTTCTCGGCCCGGGTTTTGGCACGGGCGAAAAGGCACGGCAGTTCGTGGCGGCGCTGGTGGATCGACATCTCGTGCTCGATGCGGACGGCATCACCTCCTTCAAGGACGATCCATCTGCGCTCTTCGATGCTTTTGCGACGGGGCCGACGCATCTGGTTCTGACGCCGCACGAAGGCGAGTTCGGCCGTCTTTTCCCCGATATCGCCAAGGATGAAGCTCTCGGCAAGATCGAGAAGGCAATCGCAGCCGCAATGCGCTCGCACGCGGCAATCGTCTACAAAGGCGCCGACACGGTGATCGCCGCGCCAGACGGGCGGGCACTGATCAACTGCAATGCGCCGCCATGGTTGGCAACTGCCGGTTCCGGCGATGTGCTGGCGGGGATCATTGGCGGACTTCTGGCGCAGGGCATGCCGGCCTTCGAGGCCGCGGCCGCCGGTGTCTGGCTGCACGGCGAAGCGGGAAACCGGGCCGGCAAGGGCCTGACGGCCGAAGACCTGATGGGCCACGTCAGGCCGCTCTGA